A window of the Streptomyces sp. NBC_00454 genome harbors these coding sequences:
- a CDS encoding M4 family metallopeptidase: MSRTSRLNCIIPPYLLKKLLESEDAEVRQAALDTMLTTARLRGERAVRSSFAGAAAPGHGRRTVFDVEEGSFLPAAVLARPEDGPESVDEPVNRAFDGLGLTRDFYNEVFQRDSIDGRGMRLDGYVHYGVKFNNAFWDGRQMVFGDGDGKVLGNLTGSLDVIAHELTHGVTEHTAGLEYHNQSGALNESISDVFGSLVKQWSLKQSAEEADWLIGADVWTPGIDADALRSMKAPGHAYNNPLFGKDPQPDRMGKFIHLPDTDEGDSGGVHLNSGIPNKAFYLTAVGIGGFAWEAAGSIWFESLKASGATAQFQDFAHTTLQKAGELFGVGSAEQSAVLAAWQEVEVPVNGVRTRVARARSLAANENGGVGRQDGLAALTRQIGELSAKMTALTKDVKALKATR, encoded by the coding sequence ATGAGCAGGACCTCGCGACTCAACTGCATCATCCCCCCGTACCTTCTCAAGAAGCTCCTGGAGAGCGAAGACGCCGAGGTGCGCCAGGCCGCCTTGGACACCATGCTGACCACAGCTCGCCTGCGGGGTGAGCGAGCGGTCCGGTCGTCCTTCGCCGGCGCGGCGGCCCCCGGTCACGGCCGGCGCACCGTCTTCGACGTCGAGGAGGGAAGCTTCCTCCCGGCCGCTGTCCTGGCCAGGCCGGAGGACGGACCGGAGTCCGTGGACGAGCCCGTCAACCGGGCGTTCGACGGACTCGGCCTGACGCGCGACTTCTACAACGAGGTGTTCCAGCGCGATTCGATCGACGGCCGGGGGATGCGCCTGGACGGGTACGTTCACTACGGCGTGAAGTTCAACAACGCGTTCTGGGACGGACGGCAGATGGTCTTCGGCGACGGGGACGGAAAGGTGCTCGGCAACCTCACCGGATCCCTCGATGTGATCGCCCACGAGTTGACGCACGGAGTCACCGAGCACACCGCTGGACTCGAGTACCACAATCAGTCCGGAGCCCTGAACGAGTCGATTTCGGACGTCTTCGGGTCGCTGGTCAAGCAGTGGTCGCTGAAGCAGTCGGCCGAAGAGGCCGACTGGCTGATCGGCGCCGACGTGTGGACCCCCGGAATCGATGCCGACGCCCTGCGATCGATGAAGGCCCCGGGGCACGCCTACAACAACCCGCTGTTCGGAAAGGACCCCCAGCCCGACCGCATGGGCAAGTTCATCCACCTGCCCGACACGGATGAAGGGGACAGCGGCGGGGTGCACCTCAACTCCGGCATTCCGAACAAGGCGTTCTACCTGACGGCCGTGGGCATCGGCGGATTCGCGTGGGAGGCTGCCGGGTCCATCTGGTTCGAATCACTCAAAGCCTCCGGCGCCACGGCCCAGTTCCAGGATTTCGCCCACACCACCCTTCAGAAGGCCGGGGAACTGTTCGGCGTCGGCAGCGCCGAACAGTCCGCCGTGCTGGCGGCCTGGCAGGAGGTAGAAGTCCCCGTCAATGGCGTCCGGACCAGGGTCGCCCGAGCACGGAGCCTTGCGGCCAACGAGAACGGTGGCGTGGGCCGGCAGGACGGCCTGGCAGCCCTGACCAGGCAGATCGGTGAACTGAGCGCCAAGATGACGGCGCTGACCAAGGACGTGAAGGCACTGAAGGCAACCAGGTGA
- a CDS encoding RICIN domain-containing protein: MVAASAASVLTALHPSQAATPNAVAKAAAELPTGWSTVVNAGSGKCLDARSAATTNGTAVQQYSCNNSTAQQWSFTPTSDGFVRIGNRNASNQVVDVSDTSSADNAAVHLWAYGGGNNQQWQAVDEGGGAYHFVSRHSGKCLDVPAASTADSVQLVQYTCNGTAAQRFQVAPVNTAPGDVDLGPNVVVFDPSMPSSTIQSRLNSIFQQQETNQFGSQRYAVMFKPGTYSNDVNVGFYTQVLGLGQSPDSVTINGAVHVEADWFPPQNATQNFWRGAENLSVNPTGGTDRWAVSQASGYRRMHVRGNLELSDGGWASGGFMADSKIDGQVRSGTQQQWLTRNSQLGSWTGSNWNMVFVGSQGVPGNTFPNPPYTTVNQTPTVREKPFLYVDGAGAYKVFVPSLRTDSTATSWANGNAAGGSLGMDQFYVVKAGATAAQINAALAEGKNLLVTPGVYHLNQTLKVTRPDTVVLGLGLATFIPDNGVTAMTVADVDGVKVAGVLFDAGTTNSQTLMEIGPAGAAANHAANPTSLHDVYFRVGGAAVGKATTSLVVNSDQVIGDHMWIWRGDHGSGIGWNTNTADTGLVVNGDGVTMYGLFVEHYQKHQTIWNGNGGRTYFYQNEMPYDPPNQAAWMNGSTQGYSAYKVANSVTSHQAYGLGSYCYFNVDPSVTAEHAIEAPNNPNVRFQNMVTVSLGGTGTIRHVINDRGGPSNASTNVANLVNYP; the protein is encoded by the coding sequence GTGGTCGCTGCCTCGGCCGCTTCGGTCCTCACCGCCCTTCATCCCAGCCAGGCCGCCACCCCGAACGCCGTCGCGAAGGCGGCCGCCGAACTGCCCACGGGCTGGTCCACAGTCGTCAATGCCGGCAGCGGCAAATGCCTGGACGCGCGGTCGGCCGCGACCACGAACGGCACGGCGGTGCAGCAGTACTCCTGCAACAACAGCACCGCGCAGCAGTGGAGCTTCACGCCGACCAGCGACGGCTTCGTGCGGATCGGCAACCGCAACGCGAGCAACCAGGTCGTCGACGTGAGCGACACCTCCTCGGCCGACAATGCCGCCGTGCACCTCTGGGCGTACGGCGGCGGCAACAACCAGCAGTGGCAGGCCGTCGACGAGGGCGGCGGCGCGTACCACTTCGTCAGCCGCCACAGCGGCAAATGCCTGGACGTCCCGGCCGCCTCGACGGCCGACAGCGTCCAGCTGGTGCAGTACACCTGCAACGGGACGGCAGCCCAGCGCTTCCAGGTGGCGCCCGTGAACACCGCGCCCGGGGATGTCGACCTCGGCCCGAACGTGGTCGTCTTCGACCCGTCGATGCCTTCGTCCACCATCCAGAGCCGGCTGAACTCCATCTTCCAGCAGCAGGAGACCAACCAGTTCGGCTCCCAGCGCTACGCCGTGATGTTCAAGCCGGGTACGTACAGCAACGACGTCAACGTCGGCTTCTACACCCAGGTCCTCGGCCTCGGCCAGTCGCCCGACTCGGTGACGATCAACGGCGCCGTGCACGTGGAGGCGGACTGGTTCCCGCCGCAGAACGCCACCCAGAACTTCTGGCGCGGCGCAGAGAACCTCTCGGTGAACCCGACCGGAGGCACCGACCGGTGGGCGGTCTCGCAGGCATCCGGGTACCGGCGCATGCACGTCCGCGGCAACCTCGAGCTGAGCGACGGCGGCTGGGCCAGCGGCGGATTCATGGCCGACAGCAAGATCGACGGTCAGGTCCGGTCCGGCACCCAGCAGCAGTGGCTGACCCGCAACTCCCAGCTGGGCAGCTGGACGGGTTCCAACTGGAACATGGTGTTCGTCGGCAGCCAGGGCGTGCCGGGCAACACCTTCCCCAATCCGCCCTACACCACGGTGAACCAGACGCCGACGGTCCGGGAGAAGCCCTTCCTGTACGTGGACGGCGCGGGCGCGTACAAGGTGTTCGTACCGTCCCTGCGAACCGACTCCACGGCCACCAGCTGGGCCAACGGGAATGCAGCGGGCGGCTCGCTCGGCATGGACCAGTTCTACGTCGTCAAGGCCGGAGCAACGGCCGCACAGATCAATGCCGCGCTGGCCGAGGGCAAGAACCTGCTGGTCACCCCCGGTGTCTACCACCTCAACCAGACCCTGAAGGTGACCCGCCCCGACACCGTCGTCCTCGGTCTCGGCCTCGCCACTTTCATTCCTGACAACGGTGTCACGGCCATGACGGTCGCCGATGTCGACGGCGTGAAGGTCGCGGGTGTCCTCTTCGACGCCGGAACCACCAACTCGCAGACCCTGATGGAGATCGGCCCGGCCGGCGCTGCCGCGAACCACGCGGCGAACCCCACCTCCCTGCACGACGTCTACTTCCGGGTCGGTGGCGCCGCCGTCGGCAAGGCGACGACGAGCCTGGTCGTCAACAGCGACCAAGTCATCGGCGACCACATGTGGATCTGGCGCGGCGACCACGGCAGCGGCATCGGCTGGAACACCAATACGGCCGACACCGGACTCGTCGTCAACGGCGACGGGGTCACCATGTACGGCCTGTTCGTCGAGCACTACCAGAAGCACCAGACCATCTGGAACGGCAACGGCGGGCGGACGTACTTCTACCAGAACGAGATGCCGTACGACCCGCCGAACCAGGCCGCCTGGATGAACGGCTCCACCCAGGGCTACTCGGCGTACAAGGTCGCGAACTCGGTCACCAGCCACCAGGCCTACGGGCTCGGCAGCTACTGCTACTTCAACGTCGATCCGAGCGTGACCGCCGAGCATGCCATCGAGGCCCCCAACAACCCGAACGTGCGCTTCCAGAACATGGTGACCGTCTCGCTCGGCGGCACCGGGACCATCCGGCACGTCATCAACGACCGGGGCGGACCCTCCAACGCGTCCACCAACGTGGCCAACCTGGTGAATTACCCGTAG
- a CDS encoding serine protease — protein sequence MRGGSPVATGPEQVFREDLLEVAARVRKGLNAEILESAEELPREEEAAAQIGRAAREERARVLEAGVRGLEKLAAGRRGDMDADEHFGVEAIVLLEGRPAILVQGQDFASQQGDWALLDGQRPGIRSSIERVGRVEVSGHASLDWLGTGFLVSPFAVMTNRHVAAEFSRADGEGGFTFRQGMGARIDTAEELGAPTTDGSFEFKVTEVIGIHQDVDMALLRVSPAASGGRPLPTPLPVAADAPPDLEGRPVYVVGYPASDGRRNEPEAMSRIFMDIYNVKRLQPGTATALVPEGPGFTMTHDCSTLGGNSGSPVFDLADHRVLGLHFGGRFRSGNFAVPLFQLTDDPLLERAEVNWV from the coding sequence ATGCGCGGTGGATCACCGGTGGCGACCGGGCCCGAACAGGTCTTCCGAGAGGATCTGCTGGAGGTGGCCGCACGCGTACGCAAGGGGCTGAACGCCGAGATCCTCGAGTCCGCCGAGGAGCTTCCCCGGGAGGAGGAGGCGGCCGCGCAGATCGGCCGCGCCGCCCGGGAGGAGCGGGCCAGGGTGCTGGAGGCAGGGGTGCGCGGGCTGGAGAAGCTGGCGGCGGGCCGCAGGGGCGACATGGACGCGGACGAGCACTTCGGGGTGGAAGCGATCGTCCTGCTCGAAGGCCGCCCGGCGATCCTGGTCCAGGGCCAGGACTTCGCCTCGCAGCAGGGAGACTGGGCCCTGCTGGACGGGCAGCGGCCGGGCATCCGGTCGTCGATCGAGCGGGTCGGCCGGGTGGAGGTCTCCGGCCACGCGTCACTGGACTGGCTGGGCACGGGGTTCCTGGTCTCGCCGTTCGCCGTGATGACCAACCGGCATGTCGCGGCCGAGTTCAGCCGTGCGGACGGCGAGGGCGGGTTCACCTTCCGCCAGGGCATGGGTGCGCGCATCGACACCGCCGAGGAACTCGGCGCGCCCACCACCGACGGATCGTTCGAGTTCAAAGTCACCGAGGTCATCGGCATCCACCAGGACGTCGACATGGCACTGCTCCGGGTGTCCCCGGCAGCGAGTGGCGGCCGGCCGCTGCCGACGCCGCTACCGGTCGCTGCCGATGCTCCGCCGGACCTGGAAGGCCGGCCCGTGTACGTGGTCGGCTACCCGGCGTCGGACGGCCGGCGCAACGAACCGGAGGCCATGAGCCGCATCTTCATGGACATCTACAACGTGAAGCGGCTCCAGCCGGGCACGGCGACGGCGCTGGTCCCGGAGGGGCCCGGGTTCACCATGACGCACGACTGCTCCACGCTCGGCGGCAACAGCGGCTCCCCCGTCTTCGACCTGGCCGACCACCGGGTGCTCGGCCTCCACTTCGGCGGCCGGTTCAGGTCGGGCAACTTCGCCGTACCGCTCTTCCAGCTGACGGACGACCCGCTGCTGGAGCGGGCGGAAGTCAACTGGGTGTAG